In Deinococcus reticulitermitis, a single window of DNA contains:
- a CDS encoding DNA/RNA helicase domain-containing protein: MTVLNDVYAYSVPAFLALSLNEWGKGLRLHHERITGEQPTASQVRAWANSHRVLHSALASVTAEHHAARTWTVAFEYELPRERGRRPDIVLLTTDRVVVLEFKDHPHPTSPEEAAHTDQVAAYARDLNHYHAASHDLPIHAALVYAGRTDLNEVRGHVRVVSPEHLASYLATQVEAGPHQFEHHTWLNADYAPLPTLVSAARRLFEHEPLPAIRRAQSAGIEETVDALIEAARTAHARGEHHLALVTGVPGAGKTLVGLQFVYARTVKEEDGERDAVFLSGNGPLVNVLQHALGNKVFVQGVHDFLKQYGAHRQRLPEEHIWVYDEAQRAWDAQQVLEKRGHATSEPEDFLKLGAQMPGWAMLVGLIGEGQEIYIGEEGGLAAWNHALQASDKPWTVHAPAKITSLFSNAKDVITNDALDLTVSLRSHLAEHLYAWVRALLDGETPRSQKLFREVQAEGFEVYLTRDLEMAKAYVQTRYADAYDKRYGLLASSKASNLKNVGLDTWNKGIKQYQAGAWFNLPPSDAKSCCQLTHIASEFVCQGLELDFPIVCWGSDLTWTGEAWRSPVPKAPAAGKRAPQDPHRLRLNSYRVLLTRGRDGMILYVPNQPALNATYEYLSELGIPALS; this comes from the coding sequence ATGACCGTCCTTAACGATGTGTATGCGTACTCCGTCCCAGCTTTTCTCGCCCTGTCACTGAACGAATGGGGAAAGGGCCTTCGCCTGCACCACGAACGCATCACAGGCGAGCAACCTACTGCCTCGCAAGTCCGCGCGTGGGCCAACAGCCACCGCGTGCTCCACAGTGCTTTGGCCAGCGTCACGGCTGAGCATCATGCGGCGCGTACGTGGACGGTCGCTTTTGAGTACGAGTTACCCCGGGAACGCGGTCGCCGACCCGATATCGTGCTGCTCACCACCGATCGCGTCGTGGTCTTGGAATTTAAAGATCATCCGCACCCCACCTCTCCTGAGGAGGCGGCACACACCGATCAGGTGGCCGCGTACGCCCGCGACCTGAACCACTACCACGCCGCTTCACACGATCTGCCGATCCACGCCGCTCTGGTTTACGCCGGCCGCACTGATCTCAACGAGGTGAGGGGCCACGTCAGGGTCGTGAGTCCAGAACACCTCGCGTCCTACCTCGCCACCCAGGTGGAAGCCGGGCCGCATCAGTTTGAGCATCACACTTGGCTGAACGCCGATTACGCTCCACTCCCCACCCTGGTCAGCGCGGCGCGGCGCCTGTTCGAACACGAGCCCCTCCCCGCCATCCGGCGTGCTCAAAGCGCCGGGATCGAAGAGACCGTCGACGCCCTGATCGAAGCTGCACGCACAGCCCACGCCCGCGGCGAACACCACTTGGCCTTGGTCACCGGTGTTCCTGGCGCGGGCAAAACGCTGGTGGGCCTGCAGTTCGTCTACGCCCGCACAGTCAAAGAAGAGGACGGTGAACGCGACGCGGTCTTTCTCTCTGGCAACGGCCCTCTCGTGAATGTCCTGCAGCATGCATTGGGCAACAAAGTCTTTGTCCAGGGCGTGCACGATTTCCTCAAGCAATACGGCGCCCATCGGCAGCGGCTGCCGGAAGAACACATTTGGGTCTATGACGAAGCGCAACGCGCGTGGGACGCCCAACAGGTCCTCGAGAAGCGCGGGCACGCCACCAGTGAGCCCGAAGATTTCTTGAAGCTGGGAGCCCAGATGCCCGGATGGGCCATGTTGGTGGGCCTCATCGGTGAAGGCCAAGAGATCTACATTGGTGAAGAGGGGGGCCTGGCTGCCTGGAACCATGCCCTGCAGGCCAGCGACAAGCCGTGGACGGTACACGCTCCGGCGAAGATCACCTCCCTGTTCTCTAATGCGAAAGACGTCATCACGAACGATGCTCTCGACCTGACCGTTTCGCTCCGGTCACACCTCGCAGAACACCTCTATGCGTGGGTGCGGGCCCTTCTGGACGGGGAGACTCCCCGCAGTCAAAAGCTTTTCCGTGAAGTGCAGGCGGAGGGCTTCGAGGTCTATCTCACGCGGGATCTTGAGATGGCCAAAGCGTATGTCCAAACCCGCTACGCCGACGCCTACGACAAGCGGTATGGCCTGCTGGCCTCCAGTAAAGCCAGCAACCTGAAGAACGTCGGCCTGGATACCTGGAACAAAGGCATCAAGCAGTACCAGGCGGGCGCCTGGTTCAACCTCCCCCCGTCCGATGCCAAGTCCTGCTGCCAGCTCACCCACATCGCCTCTGAATTCGTCTGCCAGGGCCTAGAACTCGACTTCCCGATCGTATGTTGGGGGAGTGACCTCACTTGGACCGGAGAGGCCTGGCGGTCGCCCGTCCCGAAAGCACCCGCGGCGGGCAAGCGCGCCCCACAAGACCCCCACCGTCTTCGCCTGAACTCCTACCGTGTCCTCCTGACCCGTGGACGGGACGGCATGATTCTGTACGTTCCCAACCAGCCTGCACTGAACGCCACCTACGAGTACCTGTCCGAACTGGGCATTCCAGCGCTCAGTTGA
- a CDS encoding DUF6884 domain-containing protein, translated as MRTLVVVPCGAKKIWSEQPSLGAVRAAEAYVGVPFRVNRAYAEVVGDAWVILSAKYGFLAPDDLLEGPYEVTFKRKKTNPVAVETLQRQVEERGLASFDRVIGLGGVEYRAALTEAFRDHAEVAFPFAGLALGYSLQATKAAMAAAAQHALQ; from the coding sequence ATGCGAACACTGGTGGTGGTGCCCTGCGGCGCGAAGAAGATCTGGTCGGAGCAACCGTCGCTCGGGGCGGTGCGGGCGGCGGAGGCGTACGTGGGGGTGCCGTTCCGGGTGAACCGGGCGTACGCCGAGGTGGTGGGGGACGCGTGGGTGATCCTGAGCGCGAAGTACGGCTTCCTGGCGCCGGATGACCTGCTGGAGGGGCCGTACGAGGTGACGTTCAAGCGGAAGAAGACGAATCCGGTGGCGGTGGAGACCCTGCAGCGACAGGTGGAGGAACGGGGCCTGGCGTCGTTCGACCGGGTGATCGGGTTGGGCGGCGTGGAGTACCGGGCGGCACTGACGGAGGCATTCCGAGATCATGCCGAGGTGGCGTTCCCGTTCGCCGGTCTGGCGCTGGGCTACAGCCTGCAAGCCACCAAAGCGGCGATGGCGGCAGCAGCGCAGCACGCCCTTCAGTGA
- a CDS encoding RecQ family ATP-dependent DNA helicase: MSTTAVPAPAEVDAWPAEVPAGAAFLDLEVRGDGSLRVGAMVSGGQPWVFTGEHLSQVEQVAPRVAMLAGHNVRRFDVPQLERLIGTAFPAELDARVLDTLELASLVFPGEPSQALDKLYREQSSLSDPVQDCLESAQVLARCVRALPGVPGLVRSVARRLLPPGATRDLIPVDAPEVGEDWTVLDALPLRGDWAALRAFVDGLPAGQWENLGAAVFLHWVLRCGDPASRRPAWITQEFPSFGAAERAAFPPGWTDGQLREELQAFYGPHYDFRGGQLEIVRATLAGEVVPLGLLPTGGGKSLCFQLPALLLSKYGRGLTVIVSPLQALMEDQVMNLRLSLPGWGERAAFLSSGQSPLEQRRVLEDVWAGRTDILYVSPERLQNVGVQRLLRHRQPALWVLDEAHTLSQWGMDFRPDFLRIPAVIREVHAGSGAPLVAFVTATATVKVVQDLQESFVAELQDVLGRPLVRVPDSAAFTWRPEIRTEVRVVPAAERLGVIVDVLTARRGQGVAIVYVRSRALCESYAQALMAAGLRAEPYHARIPAAEKLRVLQAFREGELDVVVATNAFGMGIDRSGIHTVIHSGPPSAPESYLQEIGRVARQPGEVGHALMLWDERDFMQAFRLESRGRIGGPKALKDCWDLVKKRLALPPAARWVSSLEFGDILPQEDPGELTAQARVALFALEAYDLMREGEKQPARLHLRLMKWDGETGPEARPLLGALRARGMRPGEEALLDVRETALLAGLRVPQVVTAARQLVRSGHVAWSYPVALRARRGARKALEACGASLRAFAAHLRDHPDADLSALNAGPVDEDVRRRLKQANLLTALRVLQALDVVRSRRSDFHVHLQPVVEGAPVQQWLADAEERWVGVRALADGLITRLLALGAGETLELNAADLDARYESELGGMDALEALHAIQFLGLANVARGESEVGSVFYLQRGARRAYGKAAFTPLELHYADRARRLHALRHILLQVDETARVVLLEAYFTLPLDRFCERHLPFPEAATTPQSPELRERILGGLSDAQRRVVTDDESRAILVLAGPGSGKTRTIVHRVANLVALRDVNPARVLVLAYNRTAVAEVRERLAALLGGSGLHVTVQTFHGLARTLTGLSERDAPREVRADDRFDWLIRQASAQLRDQPAPYQYVLVDEYQDVNAAQYELVTHLAAFDRTTQPAEGTAADGDPKDDPAREDDREQPGYLVAVGDDDQNLYTFQGADIEFIRRFQTDYDIPDGQVVPLLANYRARPRLVEVANAFIEAALPENARLKGPSGRVTSAHDAEDSGEVRIGRYQHRYHAALRVARDVGERIAQGTPAHEIAVLAREWTHLHEVQHALKDAGVPYQLYNVRDQLRPAASLIGSALRAALTAQPDTPAPDAHAALHALRETLGLSDRDRAWEAILSATQGLTHTTWGALALRIDAARPLARGGVILSTYHSAKGSEFDHVFVLNEGLRRHGTHPPADDTRALYVALTRARHSVTLLRREGDCHPTLISRPFQDTLQALNAQPCPMPTDEPLPARLRYRIDGDPADLFITAPDLLKQEGRAATAKYARHWPALTRTGLRLTTPDGLVGHLSRNGALNARLSCVQSGAVIHATGATVLRCERDDEWYARAEYTGTETHHHHVLPTFEVDEPFNHQPID; the protein is encoded by the coding sequence GTGTCGACTACTGCCGTTCCTGCTCCTGCCGAGGTCGACGCGTGGCCTGCTGAGGTTCCTGCGGGCGCGGCATTCTTGGACTTGGAAGTGCGGGGGGACGGGTCGCTGCGGGTCGGAGCAATGGTCAGCGGGGGGCAGCCATGGGTGTTCACAGGTGAGCACCTGTCGCAGGTAGAGCAGGTCGCGCCACGTGTGGCGATGCTGGCGGGGCATAACGTGCGGCGGTTCGATGTGCCGCAGCTGGAACGCCTGATCGGGACGGCGTTCCCGGCCGAACTGGACGCGCGGGTGCTGGACACGCTGGAACTCGCGAGTCTGGTGTTTCCCGGCGAGCCGTCGCAGGCGCTGGACAAGCTGTACCGGGAGCAGTCGTCGCTCAGTGACCCGGTGCAGGACTGCCTGGAGTCGGCGCAGGTGCTGGCGCGGTGCGTGCGGGCGTTACCGGGCGTGCCGGGGCTGGTGCGGTCGGTGGCGCGTCGCCTGCTGCCGCCCGGCGCGACCCGTGACCTGATCCCGGTAGACGCGCCCGAGGTCGGCGAGGACTGGACGGTGCTGGACGCCCTGCCGCTGCGTGGGGACTGGGCGGCCCTGCGGGCGTTCGTGGACGGGTTACCTGCCGGGCAGTGGGAGAACCTGGGTGCGGCGGTGTTCCTGCACTGGGTGCTGCGCTGTGGGGACCCGGCGTCGCGGCGGCCTGCGTGGATCACGCAGGAGTTTCCTTCGTTCGGCGCGGCCGAGCGCGCGGCGTTCCCGCCCGGCTGGACGGACGGGCAGCTGCGCGAGGAACTGCAGGCGTTCTACGGACCGCACTACGACTTCCGAGGGGGGCAGCTGGAGATCGTGCGGGCGACTCTGGCGGGCGAGGTGGTGCCGTTGGGCCTGCTGCCGACCGGGGGCGGGAAGAGCCTGTGCTTCCAGCTCCCGGCCTTGCTGCTGAGCAAGTACGGGCGGGGCCTGACGGTGATCGTGTCGCCACTCCAGGCGCTGATGGAGGATCAGGTGATGAACCTGCGGCTGTCCCTGCCGGGGTGGGGCGAGCGGGCGGCGTTCCTGTCGAGCGGGCAGAGTCCGCTGGAGCAGCGCCGGGTGCTGGAGGACGTCTGGGCGGGCCGCACGGACATTCTGTACGTCAGCCCGGAACGCCTGCAGAACGTGGGCGTGCAGCGCCTGCTACGGCACCGTCAGCCTGCGCTGTGGGTGCTGGACGAGGCGCACACCCTGAGTCAGTGGGGCATGGATTTCCGCCCGGACTTCCTGCGCATTCCGGCGGTGATCCGCGAGGTACATGCGGGCTCGGGCGCGCCGCTGGTGGCGTTCGTGACGGCCACCGCCACGGTGAAGGTCGTGCAGGACCTTCAGGAGAGCTTCGTGGCGGAATTGCAGGACGTGTTGGGGCGCCCGCTGGTGCGCGTGCCCGATTCGGCGGCGTTCACCTGGCGCCCCGAGATCCGCACGGAAGTGCGCGTGGTGCCCGCTGCCGAGCGGCTGGGCGTGATCGTAGACGTCCTGACGGCCCGGCGCGGGCAGGGCGTGGCCATCGTGTACGTCCGCAGCCGCGCGCTGTGCGAGTCGTACGCGCAGGCGCTCATGGCGGCGGGCCTGCGAGCCGAGCCGTACCACGCGCGCATTCCAGCGGCAGAGAAACTACGCGTGCTCCAGGCGTTCCGCGAAGGCGAGCTGGACGTTGTGGTCGCCACGAACGCCTTCGGGATGGGCATTGACCGGTCCGGGATTCACACGGTGATTCACTCGGGCCCGCCGAGCGCGCCGGAATCGTACCTGCAGGAGATCGGGCGCGTGGCCCGGCAGCCGGGCGAAGTGGGGCACGCACTGATGCTGTGGGACGAGCGGGACTTCATGCAGGCGTTCCGCCTGGAATCCCGCGGGCGGATCGGCGGGCCGAAGGCGCTGAAAGACTGCTGGGACCTCGTGAAGAAACGTCTGGCGTTGCCCCCGGCGGCCCGCTGGGTGTCCAGCCTGGAGTTCGGGGACATCCTCCCGCAGGAGGACCCGGGTGAACTGACCGCTCAGGCCCGCGTGGCGCTGTTCGCACTCGAGGCGTACGACCTGATGCGCGAGGGCGAGAAGCAACCGGCGCGACTGCACCTGCGCCTGATGAAGTGGGACGGCGAGACGGGCCCCGAGGCCCGGCCGCTGCTGGGCGCCCTGCGGGCCCGCGGGATGCGGCCGGGCGAGGAGGCGCTGCTGGACGTGCGGGAAACGGCACTGCTGGCCGGGCTGCGCGTGCCGCAGGTCGTGACGGCCGCGCGGCAGCTGGTGCGCAGCGGGCACGTCGCCTGGAGTTACCCGGTGGCGCTGCGGGCCCGGCGTGGGGCGAGGAAGGCGCTGGAGGCGTGCGGGGCGAGCCTGCGGGCGTTCGCTGCACACCTGCGCGACCACCCGGACGCGGACCTGAGCGCTCTGAACGCGGGTCCGGTTGACGAGGACGTGCGCCGTCGCCTGAAGCAGGCGAACCTCCTGACGGCCCTGCGGGTTTTGCAGGCGCTGGACGTGGTCCGCAGTCGCCGCAGCGATTTCCACGTTCACCTGCAGCCCGTCGTGGAGGGTGCGCCCGTCCAGCAGTGGCTGGCGGACGCCGAGGAGCGCTGGGTGGGCGTGCGGGCGCTCGCGGACGGCCTGATCACGCGCCTGCTGGCGCTGGGAGCGGGGGAGACGCTGGAGTTGAACGCGGCGGACCTCGACGCCCGGTACGAGTCGGAACTGGGGGGCATGGACGCCCTGGAGGCGCTGCACGCCATTCAGTTCCTGGGCCTGGCGAACGTCGCGCGGGGCGAGAGCGAGGTGGGCAGCGTGTTCTACCTGCAGCGCGGTGCTCGGCGCGCGTACGGCAAGGCGGCGTTCACGCCACTGGAACTGCATTACGCCGACCGGGCCCGCCGCCTGCACGCCCTGCGGCACATCCTGCTGCAGGTGGACGAGACGGCCCGCGTGGTGCTGCTGGAGGCGTACTTCACGCTGCCGCTGGACCGCTTCTGCGAGCGGCACCTGCCGTTCCCGGAGGCCGCGACGACTCCGCAGAGCCCGGAGCTGCGCGAACGTATTCTGGGCGGTCTGAGTGACGCGCAGCGGCGCGTGGTGACCGACGACGAGAGCCGCGCCATTCTCGTGCTGGCCGGGCCGGGCAGCGGGAAGACCCGGACCATCGTGCACCGCGTCGCCAACCTCGTCGCGCTGCGGGACGTGAACCCCGCGCGGGTGCTCGTGCTGGCATACAACCGCACCGCCGTCGCCGAGGTCCGCGAGCGCCTCGCCGCACTCCTGGGCGGCAGTGGCCTGCACGTCACGGTGCAGACCTTCCACGGGCTGGCCCGCACTCTGACGGGCCTCAGTGAACGCGACGCCCCGCGCGAGGTCAGGGCCGACGACCGCTTCGACTGGCTGATCCGGCAGGCCAGCGCCCAGCTGCGCGATCAGCCCGCACCGTACCAGTACGTGCTCGTCGACGAGTACCAGGACGTGAACGCCGCGCAGTACGAACTCGTCACGCACCTCGCCGCGTTCGACCGCACCACCCAGCCCGCCGAGGGCACAGCTGCAGACGGTGACCCGAAGGACGACCCGGCCCGCGAGGACGACCGGGAGCAGCCCGGCTACCTCGTCGCGGTCGGGGACGACGACCAGAACCTCTACACCTTCCAGGGAGCGGATATTGAGTTCATTCGCCGCTTCCAGACGGACTACGACATCCCCGACGGGCAGGTCGTACCCCTGCTCGCCAACTACCGGGCCCGGCCGCGCCTCGTCGAGGTCGCCAACGCCTTCATCGAGGCGGCCCTGCCCGAGAACGCCCGCCTGAAAGGCCCGTCCGGTCGCGTCACCAGCGCCCACGACGCGGAGGACAGCGGAGAGGTCCGCATCGGGCGCTACCAGCACCGCTACCACGCGGCCCTCCGGGTCGCCCGCGACGTGGGCGAGCGGATCGCGCAGGGCACCCCGGCACACGAAATCGCCGTGCTGGCCCGCGAGTGGACGCACCTGCACGAGGTGCAGCACGCCCTGAAAGACGCCGGAGTGCCCTACCAGCTGTACAACGTCCGCGACCAGCTGCGCCCCGCCGCGAGCCTGATCGGCAGCGCTCTGCGCGCCGCCCTGACCGCCCAGCCCGACACGCCCGCCCCGGACGCTCACGCGGCCCTGCACGCCCTGCGCGAGACACTCGGCCTCAGTGACCGCGACCGCGCCTGGGAGGCTATCCTGAGCGCCACACAGGGCCTCACGCACACCACCTGGGGCGCACTGGCCCTGCGGATCGACGCGGCGCGCCCCCTGGCACGCGGCGGCGTGATTCTCAGCACGTACCACAGCGCCAAAGGCAGTGAGTTCGACCACGTGTTCGTCCTGAACGAAGGCCTCCGCCGTCACGGGACGCACCCACCAGCGGACGACACCCGCGCCCTGTACGTCGCCCTGACCCGCGCCCGCCACAGCGTCACCCTGCTGCGGCGCGAAGGGGACTGCCACCCCACCCTGATCAGCCGCCCCTTTCAGGACACCCTCCAGGCCCTGAACGCCCAGCCGTGCCCCATGCCCACCGACGAACCCCTCCCTGCCCGGCTGCGCTACCGCATCGACGGTGACCCCGCCGACCTGTTCATCACCGCACCGGACCTCCTCAAACAGGAAGGCCGCGCCGCCACGGCAAAGTACGCTCGCCACTGGCCTGCCCTGACCCGCACGGGCCTGCGCCTCACCACTCCCGATGGCCTGGTCGGGCACCTCAGCCGCAACGGTGCACTCAACGCCCGCCTGAGCTGCGTCCAGAGCGGCGCAGTCATCCACGCGACCGGCGCCACCGTCCTGCGTTGCGAACGCGACGACGAATGGTACGCCCGCGCCGAATACACCGGCACCGAGACGCACCACCACCACGTCCTTCCCACCTTCGAGGTTGACGAACCGTTCAACCATCAACCTATCGATTGA
- a CDS encoding DEAD/DEAH box helicase, with protein sequence MTGVIPAGSSVAQSPALAGVVLPNGRRVREIADRLSLRAPQRESLERLDMLLGTGLPPKNADADALAGWVARVSERLPAGHSFSDFEREFVSLAFALATGVGKTRLMGAMVAYLHLVHGVNNFFVLAPNLTIYNKLIGDFQANNPKYVLRGLQAFQIDPPVIVTGDNYEAAETNGSRLFGKVVINVFNVSKINSEVRGGREPRIRKPHENLEMGRSYFEYLQNLPDLVMLMDESHRYRASAGVKAINELQPRLGLELTATPFVESTRGPVAFRNVVMDYTLARAIEDGFVKVPAVVTREDFHPERFSAEALEQLKLEDGVRLHENVKAELAAYALESGAGQVKPFMLVIARDTAHAAALLKLIESDAFFGGRYEGRAIQVDHTAEDLMIERLLRVEHADEPTEIVIHVNMLKEGWDVTNLYTIVPLRAANARTLIEQSIGRGLRLPFGQRVNRRFTGPEGERLRDPLDRLSIVAHDRFQEIVDEANRADSPVRLMERVLLSREGQVQTTQTVVSNPGILGALGITTPTTEGTPGADGTAAGTGSGSASTPVFTTPQTQQIAQATYQAAQLFSREVARVPNAEALLKPEVQAALVQAVETQLAQQASTQPTLLEAPTQTTQPPVDVAAVVRQATEQIVGQTISIPRITVTPVGEAHTVFQPFTLDLSGVRLQPGSKTLIVQALNDNSRERLGLQNYEGIVDQRVQDSVVSVLMDNPEVSYEQNADVLYDLAEQVVAHFHAQDFSDADIREILGTYRRTLSNLLFRQMQAHQHIPEVTYTREVRQGFTALRPSTLTVGRGGIITNPAQTPPTGARIETCLYRGFTRSLYPDVKFHSDPERRLALILDRESQKWFRPVLGQFQIYYHFDHQSHQYQPDFVAETTDELLLLEVKARDEINTPSVQAKARAALEWCQEATRHAQQSGGKPWRYAILAAEDITAASTLKGLLNQAVASA encoded by the coding sequence ATGACGGGCGTGATTCCGGCGGGAAGTAGCGTGGCGCAGTCGCCCGCACTGGCGGGCGTGGTGCTGCCCAATGGGCGGCGGGTGCGGGAGATCGCGGATCGTCTGAGCCTGCGTGCGCCGCAGCGGGAGTCGCTGGAGCGGCTGGACATGCTGCTGGGGACCGGGTTGCCGCCGAAGAACGCGGATGCCGATGCTCTGGCCGGGTGGGTGGCGCGGGTGTCGGAGCGGTTGCCTGCGGGGCACAGCTTCTCGGACTTCGAGCGGGAGTTCGTGTCGCTGGCGTTCGCCCTAGCGACCGGGGTGGGGAAGACCCGCCTGATGGGCGCGATGGTGGCGTACCTACACCTGGTGCACGGCGTGAACAACTTCTTCGTGCTGGCTCCAAACCTGACGATTTACAACAAGTTGATCGGGGATTTCCAGGCGAACAATCCGAAGTACGTGCTGCGGGGGTTGCAGGCGTTCCAGATTGACCCGCCCGTGATCGTGACCGGGGATAACTACGAGGCGGCCGAGACGAACGGGTCGCGCCTGTTCGGCAAAGTGGTCATCAACGTGTTCAACGTGAGCAAGATCAACTCCGAGGTGCGGGGTGGGCGTGAGCCGCGTATCCGGAAGCCGCACGAGAATCTGGAGATGGGCCGCAGTTACTTCGAGTACTTGCAGAACCTGCCGGATCTGGTGATGCTGATGGACGAGTCGCACCGGTACCGGGCGTCGGCGGGCGTAAAAGCCATCAACGAGTTGCAGCCTCGCCTGGGCCTGGAGTTGACGGCGACGCCGTTCGTGGAGTCCACGCGCGGCCCCGTGGCATTCAGGAACGTGGTGATGGATTACACGCTGGCCCGCGCCATCGAGGACGGGTTCGTGAAGGTCCCGGCGGTCGTGACGCGTGAGGACTTCCACCCGGAGCGGTTCTCAGCAGAGGCTCTGGAGCAGTTGAAGCTGGAGGATGGGGTGCGCCTGCACGAGAACGTGAAGGCGGAACTCGCGGCGTACGCGCTGGAGTCCGGGGCGGGGCAGGTGAAGCCATTCATGCTGGTCATCGCGCGGGACACGGCACACGCGGCGGCGCTGCTGAAACTGATTGAATCGGATGCGTTCTTCGGCGGGCGCTACGAGGGCCGGGCCATTCAGGTGGATCACACGGCGGAAGACCTGATGATTGAACGCCTGCTGCGCGTCGAGCATGCGGACGAACCGACCGAGATCGTCATTCACGTGAACATGCTCAAGGAAGGGTGGGATGTCACTAACCTGTACACCATCGTGCCCCTGCGCGCCGCGAACGCCCGCACGCTGATCGAGCAGAGCATCGGACGCGGGCTGCGCCTCCCGTTCGGGCAACGTGTGAACCGTCGCTTCACCGGTCCGGAGGGGGAGCGGCTGAGAGACCCACTGGACCGCCTGAGCATCGTGGCGCACGACCGCTTCCAGGAGATCGTGGATGAAGCGAACCGCGCCGACAGCCCCGTCCGCCTGATGGAACGGGTGCTGCTCAGCCGCGAGGGGCAGGTGCAGACCACGCAGACCGTCGTGTCGAATCCGGGCATCCTGGGGGCGCTGGGAATAACCACGCCCACCACCGAGGGCACGCCGGGCGCGGACGGAACAGCCGCCGGAACCGGGTCGGGCAGTGCGTCCACTCCGGTGTTCACGACCCCACAGACTCAGCAGATCGCGCAGGCCACATACCAGGCGGCGCAACTGTTCAGCCGCGAGGTCGCCCGCGTCCCGAACGCCGAAGCCCTCCTGAAACCGGAGGTGCAGGCGGCCCTCGTGCAGGCTGTCGAGACCCAGCTGGCGCAGCAGGCGAGCACGCAGCCCACCCTGCTGGAGGCGCCCACGCAGACCACGCAGCCCCCCGTGGACGTGGCAGCGGTCGTGCGGCAGGCGACCGAGCAGATCGTCGGTCAGACCATCAGCATCCCCCGCATCACGGTCACGCCCGTCGGCGAGGCCCACACGGTCTTCCAGCCGTTCACGCTGGACCTGAGCGGCGTGAGACTTCAGCCCGGCTCGAAAACCCTGATCGTGCAGGCCCTGAACGACAACTCCCGCGAACGCCTGGGCCTGCAGAACTACGAGGGCATCGTCGATCAGCGCGTGCAGGACAGCGTCGTGAGCGTCCTGATGGACAACCCGGAAGTCAGTTACGAGCAGAACGCAGACGTCCTGTACGACCTCGCCGAGCAGGTTGTGGCGCACTTCCACGCGCAGGACTTCAGCGACGCCGACATCCGCGAAATTCTGGGAACCTACCGCCGCACCCTGTCGAACCTCCTGTTCCGGCAGATGCAGGCCCACCAGCACATTCCAGAGGTCACTTACACGCGGGAAGTCCGCCAGGGCTTCACAGCCCTGCGACCCAGCACCCTGACTGTCGGGCGCGGCGGCATCATCACAAACCCCGCCCAGACGCCTCCAACCGGCGCACGCATCGAAACGTGCCTGTACCGGGGCTTCACGCGCAGCCTCTACCCGGACGTGAAATTCCACTCCGACCCAGAACGCCGACTGGCCCTGATCCTCGACCGGGAATCCCAGAAATGGTTCCGGCCCGTCCTGGGACAGTTCCAGATCTACTACCACTTCGACCACCAGTCTCACCAGTACCAGCCGGACTTCGTGGCCGAAACCACCGACGAACTCCTGCTGCTGGAAGTCAAAGCGCGTGACGAGATCAACACGCCCAGCGTGCAGGCCAAGGCCCGCGCCGCACTGGAATGGTGCCAGGAAGCCACCCGGCACGCCCAGCAATCCGGCGGGAAACCCTGGCGGTACGCCATCCTCGCCGCTGAGGACATCACCGCCGCCAGCACCCTGAAAGGCCTCCTGAATCAGGCGGTTGCCAGCGCGTAA
- a CDS encoding GIY-YIG nuclease family protein: MNAVATYHDRVPDDRDRKRTLLLDWLTAHDTHRVALHDGGPIESPQILTRLRAALPAPEESVYVLVRRDAPTMPLYVGRAAQPVKRWEGHLRNLLKSTARTEAWRVHFQHPLDLYVVPVTAMQGPPIPCFPVTVGAVEAQLISLAQDTSPALLNHEGVRR, from the coding sequence GTGAACGCGGTCGCCACCTACCATGACCGGGTGCCTGACGACCGCGACCGCAAACGAACCCTGCTCCTGGACTGGCTCACGGCCCATGACACCCACCGCGTGGCCCTGCATGACGGCGGCCCGATTGAATCGCCCCAGATCCTGACGCGCCTGCGCGCCGCTCTGCCTGCACCAGAAGAGAGTGTGTACGTCCTCGTCCGTCGGGACGCGCCGACCATGCCGCTGTACGTGGGCCGCGCCGCTCAGCCCGTCAAACGCTGGGAAGGGCACCTGCGGAACCTGCTGAAGTCCACGGCCCGCACGGAGGCCTGGCGGGTTCACTTCCAGCACCCTCTCGACCTCTACGTCGTGCCCGTCACGGCCATGCAGGGACCGCCCATCCCGTGTTTCCCAGTGACGGTCGGCGCGGTCGAAGCGCAGTTGATCAGTCTCGCGCAGGACACCAGCCCAGCGCTGCTCAACCACGAAGGAGTCCGGCGGTGA